DNA from Candidatus Omnitrophota bacterium:
AGTTCCCGGGGCACGCGTTCTTTGACATACGCGAGAAGTCTAACATTATCGAGATAAAATACTAAACTTTACGAAACTACAGGAGGTTCGTTACGCAAGAGGTGTCTCTATTCTAATCTACCTCGACTGGGAAATTGGACATCTTAAATAATACGGCTATCGGGGACACTGAATATCTTGCCGCCCAGGTGATGGATGATCTTCGGCCCCGCTTTCTCAGGGCACCATCTGTCGGTAAAAATGCCGCTTTGGGCTTCTGCATACACGACGTCACCGAGCACTATGTTGTACTTCTTAAGTAGGGCCTTATCTCTACGAAGCTTACATTCCAACACGCCTATGGCTGATTTTAGCCGGGGGGATTTTATCTTCTTACTCTCTTCTTTAACCAGCCCATATTCTTTAAACTTATCTACCCCTGCGCCTGAAACGCTCCCGAGCTTACGCACTACTTCAGCCATATCGCTTGAAGGTACATTGACAACAAAATCGCCCGTCTCAAGAATAGCCTTATATATAAAGTGTTTCTCCCATATTTCAAGAGCTATTATCGGAGGATCGTCGGAAATAGGCATATTCCAGGCTATGGGCGTTATGCCGGCCTTTTTCTTAAAAAGTGAGCTTACCAAAACAACCGGGCCCGGCCCTATAAGGCGGTATGCTATCTCCAATGGTATCTTTTTCTTCATCATCCTCCCCTCGATCTTTTCGTTGGTCATCTTCATGAGGTAATTATATCATGAATTTTGTCAATCCTGTTTAAATCCTATCCTGCGCTTCGGTGGTTCCGACGGCGGAGCCATAAGTTGCCTGATAACTTCGAATATAGATTGAATTTCTACGTCGTGTTTTTCAAACTTTCTTTCAAGCTCATTGAGTTTATAGACTAACTCTTTATGCGTCGATAAGATCTGTCTTAATTTAACGAATGCGCGCATTATAGCAATATTAACTTGAATAGCTCTCTTGCTATTAAGAACGCTGGATAACATAGCAACGCCTTGTTCCGTAAATGCATACGGATTAGCACGCCTGATGCCGCCCCAACTTGAAGTCACAAATTGTGACTTCAAGATTTTGTATTCATCTTCTGTTAGTTGAAACATAAAATCTTCCGGGAATCTATCCATGTTTCTTTTGACCGCTTGAATAAGTACTTTCGCTTCTACCCCATAAAGCTTTGCCAAATGAGCACTTAGCATAACTTTATGGCCCCGAATAAGATTTATCTTATTCTCTATAACATCTTGAGGTATTATTCCCTCCATATTGCCTCCTGTTTTTTAGGTGATTACAAGTTATAACACAATCCTCCTATCATATAAGACGTAAAAAGTGCCAAAATTGTTGCAATTTATTTTAAAATAGTTTACAGAAATTTTTACAACCGGCTGATTTACTTGCAGTTATGTATGAATGGATTGCTTGTTGTGGGCTTACCTTTACCCTAATTTCTTGATGAACCAGACTTTGACTGCCGCGACTTTGTCGCCCTGGATCTCGATTATGCCGCTTTTGACTGTTCCTCCTGTGGCAAATGTCGATTTAAGCTCCCTTGCAATAGTCTCCAGCCTCTTGGATCCATAGGTGTGGAGGCCCGCGATGACCGTGACAGCTTTACCGGATCTTTTTTCTAATCGGATTTTTGGTGTTGGCGAACTTCCCATGGGGTAATTATATCATACAAAAATCCATTAAAACCACTTCCAAAACAATCTAAAACCAGTATACGGGATAATGTCTCTTGGGATTGGTCGACAGATTATTTATCAATAATGCAACGATCAACATTATTAAGGCGCCAACGAGAACTGGAAAAAATACATACCGATAACCAAGGGAATGAATTTTTTCTCCTCCAATTATCGCAATCAATGCGGTAGCTCCTCCGGGAGGGTGCAAAGTGCGTGTTAAGTGCATCGCCACTATTGCCACTGATACTGCCATGGGACCGGCCATGATAGGATCGTTGCCTGCTAATATAAAAACAGTAACGCCGACAATCGCAGATAAGACATGGCCACCTATAAGATTCCTGGGTTGGGAGAACTCTGCCGAAGGAGCTCCATAAACAAGAACAGCAGAAGCCCCAAAAGATCCAATTAGGAATGAACTTTCTATGGGTGACAGCTTTAAGTATTTTCCACATATTGCAATAGCATAAATCCCGATGAATGCGCCGATCCATGACCATGCAATTTTACTCAACGGCTTCCGGGGAGGGCACTTTCCAGTTCCCTTCATTCTCAAAAAATAGTTTCTCATTTTTCCTGCCATTGTCTTCATCTTTTAGCAGTTATTTATTATTTTACCTGATAACGCTTCTGAAAGCTCTCTTGTTCTTTTTTCCGCCGCGCGTCTTCTTCGGGATCCATCTTGTCGATGAACCATTTATGGTTATCCGAATTCAAAACCTCATCGATCTTCACTTTTAAGGCCTTCGCCGCTTCGACTTTTCTGGGATCCGATGACTTAAGATTCTCATCCGCTAAAGTTTCAAGCTCCGGGATAAATTCGGCGTAAAAATTCTTCGCGACTTCATATGTCCCGTGCCAGTGGGTATAATCCGGCCCCATCATCGAGGCGCCATGACGCGCGCGTCGACCTTCGTGATGCCAAATTTCGTACCAGATAAAATCTATTCTGTTTCCAAAAGGTACCGGTTTAATGAGCGGTTTGGCGGCCTCCATCAGGGCCTGCCCTGGTTTGGCGAATTTTTCATGATATAGTTCGATCAAACTGTCATACTGTGTATAAAAACTCTCGACAAAAGGGTCACCGTGACAGTTCAAGCAAACATCCTTCATATTCTTGCGCCGTGCCTTCCAGCCAATATCCTTTCCCGGAAGGCCCATGTTAGCGTCGGCGACTTCAGGCCTTATAGAGACAGCAGGCCTATTGTTCCAACTGATCCTCATCCCGACATCATGGGTCACGCCCTGAGAGGGGGTGGCACTCATATGACACGTAGCGCAAGTAGGCGCCGCGTTATAGTCTTCTCCGAGAACCCACTTCTCGTTGTCCAAATTCATCTTATGCTTGTTCGCGTAAAATGCGACGCCGTGTTTGGATTCTTCGTAAATCTCAATCTGAGGATGATCCGGCCCCATGTGGCATTTGCCGCAATTTTCCGGATTCCGAGCTTGTTCCACAGAAAATTTATGCCTCGAATGGCATGCACTGCAGGATCCTTCCGAACCGTCGGGGTTTATGCGGCCTATGCCCGTATTGGGCCAAGTCGCCGGATCCAGTTTACCGTCCTTTAATACCTTAACCTCAGAGCCATGGCACTGCCAACAACCATTCACTACCGCAGAGGAAACTCCATCGGGAAATCCTTCCGTCTTAAATCCGCGATTCCCCTCTACCACTTCAGCCAACCGGTTATCCTGGGAACCCAGAATTCGCGCGGCCTTCGAGTGATGTGAGCTGACAAATTCTTTGACTTCTTCGCTGTGGCAACGGGCGCAATCCTGAGGTGAAACTATCGTTGCTATCATGACCCCGTTATGTTCGTACGCGTCCGGGTCCCCTGTCTTGGCCTGATGGCATTCGTAACAACTGACATTCGCCCGAAAATGTTTGCTGGCACCCCATTGCTCCACAATCGCCGGCGTCTGTTCCTTATGGCAGGCGATACACTCCTTGGATTCTCTAGAGATCGTTTCTGGCACCATACCGGCATTTGCCAAAGATACATGAGGTAGCACGGATAAGATAATAACCGCAAAGAGAGTTTTTTTCATCGGAAGACCTCCTTTGATTCCGCTATGTGGATTTGCTTTTTAAAAAACTGGCGGTGCGTAGATTTTGGTAATATTATACGCTATTTTTGACTTATTCAATAGCACTTTGTCCAATTTCTCTAAGCCCTTTGCGCAGAGAAAATTGGCTCACGCCGAATCTTCTTGCTAGATCTGGAACTGAAGCAGATTCTATAGATTTGCCTTCCGCTTCCAGTAGTGCTTTTACAAGCAGCACAAACTTAGCCGGTTGGCTCTTTGAGACAAGGTTCTTAGGATCGAAAAAATCCCCCGTCATTTTAAAAGTCGCGCCCGGTATCTCTTTAAGCTCTATCCAGGCGTCTTTGCCGTAACTGAAATTCGCGTTCAAAAGCTTATATCTATCCTGCAGCGTCTCCAGCACTTTTATCATCTGCCGCCTAAGGTCCGCATCCTTCAATTGGTGGTCCATGCCCAAGCTAATAGCTATGTCTTCGAGTGAAATAAAAAAGCTGTTCTCACCGAGGCGGGACGATTCAGCCAGAAGCAGAAGATACATATCCATGGCGCGGTCAGCCATGCGCTCAAGCATGGTTGAAAAACAATCGTGATTGTTCAAAAGTTTTGCGCTAACACTGACAATAGCGTCTTTCGGTAATGATTCAAGTGGCACTGGCCTATCAGGCCGCGGCTTTGGATCTTTTTTATCGCCTTCCAGAAGAAAGCGCCTCAAGCGCAAGAGTTTCGTTTTTGCAAGTTCCGGAGAATCTATTAATACGGCAGATTCGTAATTACTTTTTAATGCGGCAATGCTCCAGTTCGTGCTACCATCCACAACATAGCGGCCATCCACTATGATAAGTTTGTCATGCAAAAGATAGTATGGTGT
Protein-coding regions in this window:
- a CDS encoding flavin reductase family protein; protein product: MKMTNEKIEGRMMKKKIPLEIAYRLIGPGPVVLVSSLFKKKAGITPIAWNMPISDDPPIIALEIWEKHFIYKAILETGDFVVNVPSSDMAEVVRKLGSVSGAGVDKFKEYGLVKEESKKIKSPRLKSAIGVLECKLRRDKALLKKYNIVLGDVVYAEAQSGIFTDRWCPEKAGPKIIHHLGGKIFSVPDSRII
- a CDS encoding ORF6N domain-containing protein, with the protein product MEGIIPQDVIENKINLIRGHKVMLSAHLAKLYGVEAKVLIQAVKRNMDRFPEDFMFQLTEDEYKILKSQFVTSSWGGIRRANPYAFTEQGVAMLSSVLNSKRAIQVNIAIMRAFVKLRQILSTHKELVYKLNELERKFEKHDVEIQSIFEVIRQLMAPPSEPPKRRIGFKQD
- a CDS encoding translation initiation factor; this encodes MGSSPTPKIRLEKRSGKAVTVIAGLHTYGSKRLETIARELKSTFATGGTVKSGIIEIQGDKVAAVKVWFIKKLG
- a CDS encoding HPP family protein, with product MRNYFLRMKGTGKCPPRKPLSKIAWSWIGAFIGIYAIAICGKYLKLSPIESSFLIGSFGASAVLVYGAPSAEFSQPRNLIGGHVLSAIVGVTVFILAGNDPIMAGPMAVSVAIVAMHLTRTLHPPGGATALIAIIGGEKIHSLGYRYVFFPVLVGALIMLIVALLINNLSTNPKRHYPVYWF
- a CDS encoding multiheme c-type cytochrome — its product is MKKTLFAVIILSVLPHVSLANAGMVPETISRESKECIACHKEQTPAIVEQWGASKHFRANVSCYECHQAKTGDPDAYEHNGVMIATIVSPQDCARCHSEEVKEFVSSHHSKAARILGSQDNRLAEVVEGNRGFKTEGFPDGVSSAVVNGCWQCHGSEVKVLKDGKLDPATWPNTGIGRINPDGSEGSCSACHSRHKFSVEQARNPENCGKCHMGPDHPQIEIYEESKHGVAFYANKHKMNLDNEKWVLGEDYNAAPTCATCHMSATPSQGVTHDVGMRISWNNRPAVSIRPEVADANMGLPGKDIGWKARRKNMKDVCLNCHGDPFVESFYTQYDSLIELYHEKFAKPGQALMEAAKPLIKPVPFGNRIDFIWYEIWHHEGRRARHGASMMGPDYTHWHGTYEVAKNFYAEFIPELETLADENLKSSDPRKVEAAKALKVKIDEVLNSDNHKWFIDKMDPEEDARRKKEQESFQKRYQVK
- a CDS encoding phospholipase D-like domain-containing protein codes for the protein MKSNKLQLVIFFIILTLCLPVFAADQASEFYPAKVKDISDRAYEPAVIQLLDSAKESIIMSLYIFNPPETGPVRLLMKDLEEALSRGVSVEIYINTKPGHGMPSSEEIDRIFLPITEKGARIYKVTPYYLLHDKLIIVDGRYVVDGSTNWSIAALKSNYESAVLIDSPELAKTKLLRLRRFLLEGDKKDPKPRPDRPVPLESLPKDAIVSVSAKLLNNHDCFSTMLERMADRAMDMYLLLLAESSRLGENSFFISLEDIAISLGMDHQLKDADLRRQMIKVLETLQDRYKLLNANFSYGKDAWIELKEIPGATFKMTGDFFDPKNLVSKSQPAKFVLLVKALLEAEGKSIESASVPDLARRFGVSQFSLRKGLREIGQSAIE